Below is a genomic region from Marinobacter salarius.
AATGGCATGAGCGATATCGTGCACGCCAACAATCGCGCCGAGCAGGTGCTGCGCAATTCTCCCTTGCTACGGACCTTAAATAGAAGGTTGCAGGCGTCCGGCGCACGAGACAATAGGCAACTGCAGGGCCGTATTGCCGCTGCGCTGGCCAGAGAAAGCGCATTCACCGATACGACGCTCCGGCTCCTGTCCAGAGGCCCTCCCGGCCTTTATATCCAGGTCACGCCAATGGAACTCCCGGAGCCCTCAGACAGCCTTTTTCTTGATGGTGTGCGCGCAGCGGTATGGATCGGCACCTACGAGCCAGGTCGACTGTGTCCGCGATCCCTTGCCGAGCTCTACAATTTGTCCCCCACCGAGTCAGAGTTGCTGGCTCGCTTGGTGGAGGGCAGAAGCCTGTCCGAAATTGCGGATCTCAGGCAGGTGAGTATCTATACCGCCCGAACCCAACTGAAGACGATCATGAACAAGCTGAACATATCCCGCCAGGTGGATCTGGTACGCCTGGTCATGTCCGGCCCGGGCGCCATAACACTGGATTGATTGCCTGCCCTGACTTTTGTTCTCTGGCGCCGCCGATTGGCTGGTCAAGGCGGGCTTGTCTATCAGCCGTTCCCTTTTTTCATCTGCTCATACTCATCCTCAAAGAAGAACTTATCTTCTCCAAGGGCCGGTTCCAGCTCATGCAGCCAGGTGGCTGTTTCGCTGTACTTGGCGAAGAACGGGCGCTGTACCCAATCCGGGTTGCGGGCCTGGATGAACCGGAGCACGAACACTTTCTCGCCGTTGATCTCGGTGATGCCCTGTACCTCAACCTTGCCGGGGCCAGCGCTCATTGACGGGCCGCGGGCGGTGCGAGCCAGGCCTGAAACCTGCTTCATGGCTTCGCGGTAGATATTGAAGGCTTCCACCAAAGGCACTTCGAAGTAGTTCTTGGCGCCGGTGTCCCGCTCCACAAACATGTAGTAGGGGATGATGCCCAGCTGTACTTCCTTATCCCAGAGCTTCGCCCAGTCGTCTGCGTTGTCGTTTACGTGTTTGATCAACGGGCCCTGGGCGCGGATTTCGGCACCGGTGGCGCGCAGGCGGCGGATGGCTTCTTCCGCGATATCGGTGGTGATTTCCTGCCAGTGGTTGTAGTGCGCCATGATGGCCACGTGCTTACCGGCGTCCACAAGGCGGGCAAACAGGTCAATCAGTTCGTCCGCATCCTTGTCGGTCACGAAGCGGTAGGGCCAGAAGGTCAGGGCCTTGGTGCCGATGCGGATGGTCTGGATGTGATCAAACTCCGGCTGCAGAAGAGGCTCCAGGTACTGGACCAGATTCTTGGTTTTCATCACCATGGGGTCGCCACCGGTGACCAGCAGATCGCTGACCTCAGTATGCTCCTGGAGGTAGCCGTGAAGCTTTTCCGCTTCGGTACTGGCCATCTTCAGGTCCTTGTCGCCCACGAACTGCGCCCAGCGGAAGCAGAAGGTGCAATAGGAATGACAGGTCTGGCCCTGGGCCGGGAAGAACAGAATGGTTTCACGGTATTTGTGCTGAACGCCGTCCAGTACTTCGCCGTTCAGTTCCGGCATGTTCATTTCCATCTGGCCGGCCGGGTGCGGGTTCAGTTCGTCGCGAATTTCTTTCGCCACGGCTTGTATTTCTTTCTTTTCCGCGCCCTCACGATGCATCTTTGCCATGCGCTCGTAATGCTCGTCCTTCAGCATGCCCTTCTGGGGAAACACCAACTGGTAAAGTGGGTCATTCGGCACCTTGTTCCAGTCGATCAGCTCATTGATCACGTATTCGTTAACGCGGAAGGGCAGCACGCTGGCCACCACCTTCATTTCAAACAGGGTCTCTTCAGGGAGATTCTGGATAACGTCAATTTTATCGAGCTGGCGGTCTGTGTAGACCTTGAAACGCCGCTCTTCGAACTCGGCGGTTGGAATCCGGTTCGGGAACGTGACGATGGAGTTCATAGATCGCCCTCTTTGGTTGTGAGCCATATTCTGGAGGGGTGGGCGTTGCCACCGCTCCGCTGGTCAAAAAACGGGCAGGCGAGTATACATAAATCTAAAAGTATTTTCAGGTCTAATCAAATTGGTAGGAATCCTACGACCTTGGTCTGAATGTGCTTGTTTGAGAGAGAAAAAGGCGCCATTCTTACGTAAGTAACCGAAATAGTCCGACAGGCTATGGTGAATTTTCCTCAAAAATTGAACTTTCATGCCGAAATGTAGTAAAAATACTACCTAATCGTCGGTATGGTTGTGCCGGTATGTGAATGCTACCTGATTCGCCTGGCCAAAAGCCGAGTGACGCAAGGGCGCTTCAGGCAGTAAAACTGGCGATCGTGTTCTATGCTTGTTCAAGGTAACGAACTGGCGGATACCCATAATAAAACGCTCTGCATTTCATCGCAGCTTATCGATATTGCAAGGCGCTCAGCTGCTGATCGTGGCGTGCGCTGCACTTTTTAATGCCAAGGGGAGGTTTGATGTACCAGGACGATGATCCCATAGAGACCAGTGAATGGCTGGATGCGCTGGAGTCTCTGATCGAACAGGAGGGCGTTGATCGCGCCAAGTACATTCTCGAAAGGCTCTCCGAACGAGCCAGCCGCGACGGCACCGAGTTGCCCTATTCCATCACCACGCCGTTCCGCAACACGATTCCTGTCACCCAGGAATCCAGAATGCCGGGTGATCTGTTCATGGAGCGGCGTATTCGCTCGCTGATCCGCTGGAACGCCATGGCCATGGTGCTGCGGGCCAATCAGCGCCCGGGTGATCTTGGCGGGCACGTGTCATCCTTCTCCTCGGCGGCCACATTGTACGATGTTGGCTTTAACTACTTCTTCCACGGCGGTGACGAGAAGCGTGAATCGGATCTGGTGTATTTCCAGGGCCATTCCTCTCCGGGCATTTATGCCCGTTCCTACCTGGAAGGGCGTTTTGACGAAGCTCAGTTGGACAAGTATCGGGAAGAGGTTGACGGCGACGGCCTGTCATCCTACCCGCACCCCTGGCTGATGCCGGATTACTGGCAGTTCCCCACGGTATCCATGGGGCTGGGGCCGATCCAGGCGATCTACCAGGCCCACGTGATGAAGTATCTGGACAGCCGCGAGCTGATCGACATGGGTGACCGCAAGGTGTGGTGCTTTGTCGGTGACGGCGAGTGTGATGAGCCGGAAACCCTGGGGTCCATCTCTGTGGCCGGCCGCGAAAACCTCAGCAACCTGATTTTTGTCGTTAACTGTAACCTGCAGCGTCTCGACGGCCCTGTGCGTGGTAACGGCAAGATTATCCAGGAACTGGAAGGCGTGTTCCGCGGAGCCGGTTGGAACGTACTGAAAGTGGTCTGGGGCCGCATGTGGGATCCACTGTTCGAGAAGGATCAGGACGGCCTGATGCAGCGTGTCATGGACGAAGCCGTTGACGGCGACCTGCAGAACTTCAAGAGCAACGGTCCGGCCTACACCCGTAAGCACTTCTTCGGTAAGTACCCGGAGTTGTCCAAGATGGTGGAGAACCTCACCGACGAGGACATCAACAAGCTTAACCGTGGTGGTCACGACCCCTACAAAGTTTATGCCGCCTATCACCATGCCATTCACAACAATGGCGGGCGGCCGACGGTGATTCTGGCCCATACCATCAAAGGTTATGGCTTCGGTACGGCCGGCGAAGCGCAAAACACGGCACACTCGCTCAAGAAGCTCGATATCGAGCAACTGAAGGCCTTCCGTGATCGCTTTGCGGTGCCGCTGAAAGACGAAGAGCTCAAGGACGTGCCCTACTACCGGCCGGCGCCGGACAGTCCGGAAATTGTCTACATGAACAAGCGCCGGCAAGAGTTGGGTGGTTTCTATCCCAAGCGTCGCAAGGACTGTCAGCCGTTGCAGACGCCGCCACTGGATACCTTCAAGAACTTGCTGGAAGGCTCCAACGGTCGTGAGATCTCCACCACCATGGCGTTCGTGCGATTGCTGACGGCTCTGACCAAAGACAAGCGCATCGGTAAGCGAATTGTTCCGATCGTACCGGACGAGGCCCGTACCTTCGGGATGGAGGGCATGTTCCGCCAGATGGGTATCTACACCTCTGAAGGCCAGAAGTACGTGCCGGAAGACCGTGACCAGATCATGTACTACAAGGAAGACAAGAAAGGTCAGGTGCTTGAGGAAGGGATCAACGAAGATGGTTCCATGGCGGCCTGGATGGCAGCGGCAACCTCCTACAGCACCAACAACTTCCCGTTGATACCGTTCTACATTTTCTACTCCATGTTTGGTTTTCAGCGTGTGGGCGATCTGGCCTGGGCGTCGGGTGACATTCAGGCCCGCGGTTTCCTGGTGGGTGGTACCGCCGGGCGAACAACGCTGAATGGTGAAGGTCTGCAGCACCAGGACGGTCACAGCCATATCCTGGCCCAGACCATTCCCAGCTGTAAGGCCTATGACCCGGCTTACGGTTACGAAATGGCCGTGGTGGTCCAGCATGGCATCAAGGAAATGTTTGAAGACAACCAGAACGTCTTCTACTACCTGACCATCGAAAACGAAAACTACGAGCAGCCCGCCATGCCGGAAGGCAAGGACGGCAAGAAAGTGGAAGACGGCATCATCAAGGGCATGTACCTGCTGGATTCCGTTGAAACCAAGGGCCGTAAGAAAACGCCACGGGTTCAGCTGATGGGCTCCGGCGCCATCCTCAACGAGGTGCGCGCGGCGGCGGAACTGCTGAAAGAAGACTTTGGTGTTGCCTCTGATATCTGGAGCGTGACCAGCTTCAATGAACTGGCCCGTGACGGCCTGCACATCGAGCGCTGGAACCGCCTGCACCCGGACGATACGCCCAAGAAGTCGTACCTTACTCAATGCCTGGAGAAGCAGCAGGGGCCGGTGGTGTCGTCCACCGACTACATCAAGCTGTTGTCTGAACAGGTGCGGGCGTACATTCCGAAAACCTATCTGACCCTGGGCACCGATGGTTTCGGTCGCAGTGATACGCGCGAGAAATTGCGCAGCCACTTCGAAGTGGATCGTTACTACGTGGCGGTGACCGCGCTGGCGGCCCTGGCAAGGGATGGCGAAGTCAAGAACGACGTGGTTCTCGAGGCTATGCGTAAGTACGGAATCGATCGCAACAAAACGAACCCGGTGCTGAGCTAAGGAGACCGCCATGAGTGAACAGGAAATCAAGGTTCCGGATCTCGGCGGTGCAGACGAGGTCGAGGTTATTGAAGTGCTCGTCAGTAAGGGAGATTCGGTTGAGGAAGAAGATCCGATACTGACGGTGGAGTCCGACAAGGCATCGGTGGAGCTGCCGTCACCGGGTGCCGGAAAAATTACCAAGATCACCGTCAAAGTGGGTGACAAGGTCAAGGAAGGCGACGTTGTCGGGATGATGGAAGCCAGCAGCGACGCCGGTGACTCGGATGACGGCAAGGATTCTGGCGAAGACGCCAAGTCCGATGAGAAAGACGAGGCGGAAGCCAAGTCGGACGACAAAGACGCCAAGTCCGAAGAGAAAAAACCGGCACCGAAGAAATCCGGCGGTTCCCGTAAGGAAACCGTGAAGGTGCCCGCGCTGGACGGCTTCGACAATGTGCCAGTGATCGAGATCAACGTCAGCGAAGGTGATGAGGTTGAGGCGGACGACGCACTGGTGACCGTGGAGTCCGACAAGGCCACCATGGAGATTCCATCTCCCTATGCCGGCAAGATCGGCAAGGTTCTGGTGTCCGAGGGCGACAAGATCTCCGAAGGTCTCGATCTGGTTGAAATGACCATCGTGGAAGAGGGTGGTGACGAAGGCGAAGAGGACGCGTCGTCCGAGGCGTCTGAGTCTTCCGGTAAGGAAAAGCAGGAGGGTGAGCCTGAATCGAAAGGCAAGCCTTCTGAACCGAAGCCGGAGCAGTCCTCGGCAACCTACGAGCCACCGGCACCGGGTGCCAAGGTTCACGCGGGCCCGGCGGTGCGTAAGCTGGCCCGTGAATTCGGCGCAGATCTGACTCGCATCAAGGGTTCCGGCCCGAAAAGTCGCATCCTGAAAGACGATGTCCAGGCCTACGTGAAAAGCCAGCTGCAGCAGACGCAGCAGGGCAGCACCGTGGCTGGTGGCGGTGGCGCCGGTATTCCTGGCGTGAAACTGCCGGACTTCAGCCAGTTTGGTGAGATTGAGCGTGAATCCATGTCGCGCATGATGTTTGCCACGGCGAACAATATGCAGCGTAGCTGGCTGAACGTGCCTCACGTCACCCAGTTCGAGGACGCGGATATCACCGATATGGAAGACTTCCGCAAGGCCCAGAAGGCGGCCGGCGAGAAGAAAGGTGTGAAGATGACACCGCTTCCGTTCCTGCTGAAAGCCTGCGCCACGGCGCTGGCGGAGTTGCCGCAGTTCAATGTGTCGCTGGATATGGACCGCAAGGAAGTGATCCGCAAGCAGTTCATTCACATTGGCATTGCGGTGGACACGCCTCACGGGCTGATGGTGCCGGTGATCAAGGATGTCGACAAGAAAGGGCTCTGGGAGCTCGCGGCGGAAAGCGCGGACCTGGCGCAGAAGGCGCGGGACAAGCAGCTTAAACCGGCCGAAATGCAGGGTGCCTGCTTTACCATCACCAGCCTGGGTGGTATCGGTGGCACGGCGTTCACGCCTATTGTGAATACGCCGGAGGTGGCGATTCTTGGTGTCTCAAAAGCGGCGATGAAGCCGGTCTGGGATGGCAAGGATTTCCAGCCGCGGCTGATGCTGCCCCTGTCGCTGTCCTATGATCATCGAGCGGTGAACGGGGCAGATGCGGCTCGGTTTACCTCGGTGTTGAGTCAGTT
It encodes:
- a CDS encoding lysine 2,3-aminomutase, with the protein product MNSIVTFPNRIPTAEFEERRFKVYTDRQLDKIDVIQNLPEETLFEMKVVASVLPFRVNEYVINELIDWNKVPNDPLYQLVFPQKGMLKDEHYERMAKMHREGAEKKEIQAVAKEIRDELNPHPAGQMEMNMPELNGEVLDGVQHKYRETILFFPAQGQTCHSYCTFCFRWAQFVGDKDLKMASTEAEKLHGYLQEHTEVSDLLVTGGDPMVMKTKNLVQYLEPLLQPEFDHIQTIRIGTKALTFWPYRFVTDKDADELIDLFARLVDAGKHVAIMAHYNHWQEITTDIAEEAIRRLRATGAEIRAQGPLIKHVNDNADDWAKLWDKEVQLGIIPYYMFVERDTGAKNYFEVPLVEAFNIYREAMKQVSGLARTARGPSMSAGPGKVEVQGITEINGEKVFVLRFIQARNPDWVQRPFFAKYSETATWLHELEPALGEDKFFFEDEYEQMKKGNG
- the aceE gene encoding pyruvate dehydrogenase (acetyl-transferring), homodimeric type, whose amino-acid sequence is MYQDDDPIETSEWLDALESLIEQEGVDRAKYILERLSERASRDGTELPYSITTPFRNTIPVTQESRMPGDLFMERRIRSLIRWNAMAMVLRANQRPGDLGGHVSSFSSAATLYDVGFNYFFHGGDEKRESDLVYFQGHSSPGIYARSYLEGRFDEAQLDKYREEVDGDGLSSYPHPWLMPDYWQFPTVSMGLGPIQAIYQAHVMKYLDSRELIDMGDRKVWCFVGDGECDEPETLGSISVAGRENLSNLIFVVNCNLQRLDGPVRGNGKIIQELEGVFRGAGWNVLKVVWGRMWDPLFEKDQDGLMQRVMDEAVDGDLQNFKSNGPAYTRKHFFGKYPELSKMVENLTDEDINKLNRGGHDPYKVYAAYHHAIHNNGGRPTVILAHTIKGYGFGTAGEAQNTAHSLKKLDIEQLKAFRDRFAVPLKDEELKDVPYYRPAPDSPEIVYMNKRRQELGGFYPKRRKDCQPLQTPPLDTFKNLLEGSNGREISTTMAFVRLLTALTKDKRIGKRIVPIVPDEARTFGMEGMFRQMGIYTSEGQKYVPEDRDQIMYYKEDKKGQVLEEGINEDGSMAAWMAAATSYSTNNFPLIPFYIFYSMFGFQRVGDLAWASGDIQARGFLVGGTAGRTTLNGEGLQHQDGHSHILAQTIPSCKAYDPAYGYEMAVVVQHGIKEMFEDNQNVFYYLTIENENYEQPAMPEGKDGKKVEDGIIKGMYLLDSVETKGRKKTPRVQLMGSGAILNEVRAAAELLKEDFGVASDIWSVTSFNELARDGLHIERWNRLHPDDTPKKSYLTQCLEKQQGPVVSSTDYIKLLSEQVRAYIPKTYLTLGTDGFGRSDTREKLRSHFEVDRYYVAVTALAALARDGEVKNDVVLEAMRKYGIDRNKTNPVLS
- the aceF gene encoding dihydrolipoyllysine-residue acetyltransferase, which gives rise to MSEQEIKVPDLGGADEVEVIEVLVSKGDSVEEEDPILTVESDKASVELPSPGAGKITKITVKVGDKVKEGDVVGMMEASSDAGDSDDGKDSGEDAKSDEKDEAEAKSDDKDAKSEEKKPAPKKSGGSRKETVKVPALDGFDNVPVIEINVSEGDEVEADDALVTVESDKATMEIPSPYAGKIGKVLVSEGDKISEGLDLVEMTIVEEGGDEGEEDASSEASESSGKEKQEGEPESKGKPSEPKPEQSSATYEPPAPGAKVHAGPAVRKLAREFGADLTRIKGSGPKSRILKDDVQAYVKSQLQQTQQGSTVAGGGGAGIPGVKLPDFSQFGEIERESMSRMMFATANNMQRSWLNVPHVTQFEDADITDMEDFRKAQKAAGEKKGVKMTPLPFLLKACATALAELPQFNVSLDMDRKEVIRKQFIHIGIAVDTPHGLMVPVIKDVDKKGLWELAAESADLAQKARDKQLKPAEMQGACFTITSLGGIGGTAFTPIVNTPEVAILGVSKAAMKPVWDGKDFQPRLMLPLSLSYDHRAVNGADAARFTSVLSQLLGDIRSLLL